A window of Paenibacillus polygoni contains these coding sequences:
- a CDS encoding 3D domain-containing protein — translation MGNFQPEETHESPSSSKSYALRWKHENLRQMILVAIFSIALLVMVSLIVYSQGGKEISLVVDGKVQTLETREGMLNEVLDEHAITVSPHDEISMPLNGAIQDGDRVTIKRAVAVNVTADGKTEQIYTTKDTVQEALQNEGVKVSEDDKVYPSVDTAVKADLNIKIVRVTKQTAKQEVAIPYKVIKTADPSLYKGDNRVIQNGQEGVMVQTIEKVFQDGELVSKKMTDKAVSKNRVDKVIAVGSKKKPEPKPEPKPETLVAAASTTNVSSKSLSDKVKKVSSSSSSSDTITKDGVSFKAKKVLNNVSMTAYSSEEEGIGTKTASGTRVQEGRTIAVDPNVIPLGWWVYIEGVGFRRAEDTGGAIKGNKIDVYYDSLDQALTFGRKKGKTVYVIGPVKPELN, via the coding sequence GTGGGAAATTTCCAACCAGAGGAGACCCATGAGTCACCATCATCCAGCAAGTCTTACGCGTTGCGATGGAAGCATGAGAATCTGCGTCAAATGATATTAGTCGCAATCTTCTCAATCGCACTGTTAGTTATGGTCTCTCTTATTGTTTACAGTCAGGGAGGTAAGGAAATTTCACTAGTCGTGGATGGAAAGGTCCAAACGCTGGAAACTCGTGAGGGTATGCTTAATGAAGTGCTGGATGAGCATGCAATAACAGTAAGCCCCCATGATGAGATTTCGATGCCGCTGAATGGAGCAATCCAAGATGGAGATCGAGTTACTATTAAACGAGCTGTTGCCGTAAACGTAACAGCAGATGGAAAAACGGAACAAATTTATACGACAAAGGATACAGTCCAGGAAGCGCTTCAAAATGAGGGCGTGAAGGTATCAGAAGATGATAAAGTATATCCTTCTGTGGACACTGCGGTGAAAGCAGATCTTAATATTAAAATTGTCCGGGTAACGAAACAAACGGCAAAACAAGAAGTTGCGATTCCTTATAAAGTAATCAAAACTGCTGACCCTAGCTTGTACAAAGGGGATAACCGCGTAATACAAAATGGGCAAGAAGGTGTGATGGTTCAAACCATCGAGAAAGTGTTCCAAGATGGGGAGCTTGTATCCAAGAAAATGACAGACAAGGCCGTATCGAAGAATCGTGTTGATAAAGTCATTGCAGTCGGGTCCAAGAAAAAGCCAGAGCCGAAACCTGAACCTAAGCCTGAGACACTTGTGGCAGCAGCTAGTACAACAAATGTAAGTAGCAAGTCTTTATCAGATAAAGTGAAGAAGGTATCTTCCTCTTCTTCAAGCAGTGATACAATAACGAAAGACGGCGTTTCTTTCAAAGCGAAAAAAGTACTTAATAATGTTTCTATGACTGCGTATTCTTCAGAAGAAGAAGGCATAGGAACAAAGACAGCATCCGGTACTCGTGTACAAGAAGGTCGCACAATTGCGGTTGATCCGAATGTGATACCACTTGGATGGTGGGTGTATATTGAAGGCGTCGGCTTCCGCCGTGCTGAAGATACCGGCGGTGCTATTAAAGGAAATAAAATAGATGTCTATTATGACAGTCTGGATCAAGCCTTAACTTTTGGCCGTAAAAAGGGAAAAACCGTGTATGTCATCGGTCCTGTGAAGCCGGAACTGAACTAA
- the rnmV gene encoding ribonuclease M5, protein MIKEIIVVEGRDDTVAIKRAVDADTIETGGSAINAQILRKIELAQQRRGVIVLTDPDHAGERIRKIIANKIPGVSHAFIKEKDATRKGDIGVENASPEAIREALSRAHTAYEAAKPLIDWQDLIEAGLIVHPDASARRMELGNILGIGYCNGKQLYKRLTMFQISREEFVNALEQIEQKGL, encoded by the coding sequence ATGATTAAAGAAATTATTGTCGTTGAAGGCAGAGATGATACTGTAGCAATTAAACGGGCTGTAGATGCAGATACCATTGAAACGGGAGGCTCTGCTATTAATGCTCAAATTTTGAGAAAAATCGAACTTGCCCAGCAGAGAAGGGGTGTAATTGTACTTACAGATCCTGATCATGCTGGAGAACGCATTCGTAAAATAATAGCGAATAAAATTCCCGGGGTAAGTCATGCTTTCATAAAAGAAAAAGATGCAACTCGTAAAGGCGATATTGGTGTTGAGAATGCTTCACCGGAAGCGATTCGTGAGGCATTATCTAGAGCTCATACAGCGTATGAGGCAGCTAAGCCGCTTATTGACTGGCAGGACTTGATCGAAGCAGGTCTTATTGTACATCCAGATGCTTCTGCTCGGCGTATGGAGCTTGGTAACATTTTGGGAATCGGTTATTGTAACGGAAAACAGCTATATAAAAGACTAACGATGTTTCAGATTAGTCGTGAAGAGTTTGTAAATGCACTTGAGCAAATTGAACAAAAAGGATTGTGA